A part of Streptomyces sp. DSM 40750 genomic DNA contains:
- a CDS encoding glycerate kinase, producing the protein MLIAADKFKGTLTAVQVAERITAGLRRVLPDLEVEALPVADGGDGTVAAAVAAGFERREVRVTGPLGEPVTAAYALRGDTAVVEMAEASGLQRLPAGIFAPLTATTYGSGELLRAALDAGARTVVFGVGGSATTDGGAGMLAALGARFLNAAGEPVGPGGGGLRDLVTADLSGLDERFASIDFVLASDVDNPLTGPKGAPAVYGPQKGASPEDVATLDAALAHFAAVLEKTVGERGAEHALAPGAGAAGGIGYGALILGARFRPGIEVMLDVLGFAAALEKATLVITGEGSLDEQTLHGKAPAGVAAAARAADKEVVAVCGRLALPPEALGRAGIRRAYPLTDVEPDIERCIAEPGPILEAVAERIGRDFLT; encoded by the coding sequence GTGCTGATCGCCGCGGACAAGTTCAAGGGCACGCTGACGGCCGTCCAGGTCGCCGAGCGGATCACGGCGGGCCTGCGCCGCGTCCTGCCCGACCTGGAGGTCGAGGCGCTGCCGGTGGCCGACGGCGGCGACGGCACGGTGGCCGCGGCGGTCGCGGCCGGGTTCGAACGACGCGAGGTACGGGTCACCGGGCCGCTCGGCGAGCCCGTCACCGCCGCCTACGCGCTGCGCGGCGACACGGCGGTCGTCGAGATGGCCGAGGCCAGCGGGCTGCAACGGCTCCCCGCCGGGATCTTCGCGCCGCTGACGGCCACCACGTACGGCTCCGGAGAGCTGCTGCGCGCCGCGCTCGACGCCGGTGCCCGCACGGTCGTGTTCGGCGTCGGCGGCAGCGCCACGACGGACGGCGGCGCGGGCATGCTCGCCGCGCTGGGCGCACGCTTCCTGAACGCCGCCGGTGAACCGGTCGGCCCCGGCGGCGGGGGCCTGCGCGACCTGGTGACGGCGGACCTGTCGGGCCTCGACGAAAGGTTCGCGTCGATCGACTTCGTTCTGGCGAGCGACGTCGACAACCCGCTGACGGGCCCCAAGGGCGCCCCCGCCGTGTACGGGCCGCAGAAGGGCGCGAGCCCCGAGGACGTGGCGACGCTGGACGCGGCCCTGGCGCACTTCGCGGCCGTCCTGGAGAAGACGGTCGGGGAGCGCGGCGCCGAGCACGCTCTCGCGCCCGGTGCGGGTGCCGCCGGCGGCATCGGCTACGGCGCCCTCATCCTCGGTGCCCGCTTCCGTCCCGGCATCGAGGTCATGCTCGACGTCCTGGGCTTCGCGGCGGCGCTGGAGAAGGCCACGCTGGTGATCACCGGAGAGGGCTCGCTCGACGAGCAGACCCTCCACGGCAAGGCCCCCGCCGGTGTCGCCGCGGCCGCCCGTGCCGCCGACAAGGAGGTCGTCGCGGTGTGCGGTCGGCTCGCGCTGCCGCCGGAGGCGTTGGGGCGGGCGGGTATCCGTCGCGCGTATCCGCTGACCGATGTCGAGCCCGACATCGAGCGGTGCATCGCCGAGCCGGGTCCGATTCTGGAGGCCGTGGCGGAACGGATCGGCCGGGACTTCCTGACCTGA
- the pssA gene encoding CDP-diacylglycerol--serine O-phosphatidyltransferase, producing MPEADAVEDDAEEMPLSLRLSIADTLTLGNATCGFMAVYFTTTGILIPHLTGSQESGMARHSAATAVILMLCAAIFDLFDGLVARKLRSSPMGAELDNLSDLISFGLAPAYFVLVYGMVADDAHQRVATVGAIVVLLAVVLRLARFSCVTVKDGTFQGMPSPFGALTVVSIVLLELPFVATLLAILGTAWLMVSRVEYPKPRGPLAVAMLSWIVLSMGLLAAWAFDAPGGQLLLQTGCALQLVMGAVIPLFATARRVNNFRGNRREARAAQLP from the coding sequence GTGCCCGAGGCCGACGCGGTGGAGGACGACGCGGAGGAAATGCCGCTGTCCCTCCGACTGTCGATAGCGGACACGCTCACCCTGGGCAACGCCACGTGCGGCTTCATGGCGGTGTACTTCACGACCACCGGCATCCTGATCCCGCACCTCACCGGCAGCCAGGAGTCGGGCATGGCCCGGCACAGCGCGGCCACCGCCGTGATCCTGATGCTGTGCGCGGCGATCTTCGACCTGTTCGACGGGCTGGTGGCGCGCAAGCTCCGCTCCTCGCCGATGGGCGCGGAGCTGGACAACCTCTCCGACCTGATCAGCTTCGGCCTGGCACCGGCGTACTTCGTCCTCGTCTACGGCATGGTCGCGGACGACGCGCACCAGCGCGTGGCCACGGTGGGCGCGATCGTCGTGCTGCTCGCCGTGGTGCTGAGACTCGCGAGATTCTCCTGTGTGACGGTCAAGGACGGCACCTTCCAGGGCATGCCGTCGCCGTTCGGCGCGCTGACCGTCGTGTCGATCGTGCTCCTGGAGCTGCCCTTCGTGGCGACCCTCCTGGCGATCCTCGGCACGGCGTGGCTGATGGTGAGCCGGGTCGAGTACCCGAAGCCGCGGGGACCCCTCGCGGTGGCGATGCTCTCCTGGATCGTCCTGTCGATGGGCCTGCTGGCGGCCTGGGCCTTCGACGCCCCCGGCGGCCAGCTCCTCCTCCAGACCGGCTGCGCCCTGCAGCTCGTCATGGGCGCGGTGATCCCCCTCTTCGCCACGGCGCGGCGGGTGAACAACTTCCGCGGCAACCGGCGCGAGGCGCGAGCCGCGCAGCTTCCGTAA
- a CDS encoding phosphatidylserine decarboxylase yields the protein MPHSQTSAPRDSLVGVRLARGASPWLLPTVATAALSLARSRRSGAARAVAVPATALAAGMLWFFRDPEREIAQGRVISPADGVVQSIMPWKDGRTRVAIFMSPLNVHVNRAPLAGTVTSVEHIPGGFVPAFNKESENNERVVWHFDTELGDIEMIQIAGAVARRIVPYLPEGTKVEQGDRIGLIRFGSRVDIYLPEGVEIDVEVGQKTVAGVTRIDRD from the coding sequence ATGCCCCACAGCCAAACCTCTGCACCACGCGACAGCCTCGTCGGCGTACGGCTCGCGCGCGGAGCATCGCCGTGGCTTCTCCCGACCGTCGCCACCGCAGCACTCAGCCTCGCCCGCTCGCGTCGCTCCGGCGCCGCCCGGGCCGTGGCCGTACCCGCCACCGCGCTGGCGGCGGGCATGCTGTGGTTCTTCCGCGACCCCGAGCGTGAGATCGCCCAGGGCCGGGTCATCTCGCCCGCCGACGGAGTGGTGCAGAGCATCATGCCGTGGAAGGACGGCCGCACCCGCGTCGCGATCTTCATGAGCCCGCTCAACGTCCACGTCAACCGCGCGCCGCTCGCCGGCACGGTGACGTCGGTCGAGCACATCCCGGGTGGGTTCGTTCCGGCGTTCAACAAGGAGAGCGAGAACAACGAGCGCGTCGTCTGGCACTTCGACACCGAACTCGGTGACATCGAGATGATCCAGATCGCCGGTGCCGTGGCTCGCCGCATCGTCCCGTACCTTCCCGAGGGCACCAAGGTCGAGCAGGGTGACCGGATCGGGCTGATCCGCTTCGGCTCCCGTGTCGACATCTACCTGCCCGAGGGTGTGGAGATCGACGTCGAGGTGGGTCAGAAGACCGTGGCTGGGGTGACTCGCATTGACCGTGATTGA
- a CDS encoding acyl-CoA dehydrogenase family protein, whose translation MARLAQTHGLTDVQQEILSTVRDFVDKEIIPVATELEHRDEYPQAIVDGLKELGLFGLMIPEEYGGLGESLLTYALCVEEIARGWMSVSGIINTHFIVAYMLKQHGTQEQKDHFLPKMALGEIRGAFSMSEPALGSDVSAITSKAVKDGDDYVLNGQKMWLTNGGTSTLVAVLVRSDEGHPEGTPPHKSMTTFLIEKEPGFGEVRPGLTIPGKIDKMGYKGVDTTELIMDGLRIPANRVLGGATGRGFYQMMDGVEVGRVNVAARGCGVAQRAFELGVQYAQQRHTFGKQIAQHQAIQFKLAEMATKVEAAHAMMVNAARKKDSGERNDLEAGMAKYLASEYCKEVVEDAFRIHGGYGFSKEYEIERLYREAPMLLIGEGTAEIQKMIIGRRLLEEYRFQG comes from the coding sequence ATGGCACGACTCGCCCAGACCCACGGGCTCACGGACGTCCAGCAGGAGATCCTGTCCACCGTCCGCGACTTCGTGGACAAGGAGATCATCCCGGTCGCGACCGAGCTGGAGCACCGCGACGAGTACCCGCAAGCGATCGTCGACGGGCTCAAGGAGCTGGGCCTCTTCGGCCTGATGATCCCCGAGGAGTACGGCGGTCTGGGCGAGTCCCTCCTCACCTACGCGCTGTGCGTGGAGGAGATCGCCCGGGGCTGGATGTCCGTGTCCGGGATCATCAACACGCACTTCATCGTGGCGTACATGCTGAAGCAGCACGGCACGCAGGAGCAGAAGGACCACTTCCTGCCGAAGATGGCGCTCGGTGAGATCCGGGGCGCCTTCTCGATGTCGGAGCCGGCGCTCGGTTCCGATGTGTCGGCGATCACATCGAAAGCGGTCAAGGACGGCGACGACTACGTCCTGAACGGTCAGAAGATGTGGCTGACGAACGGCGGGACGTCAACCCTGGTCGCCGTACTCGTCCGAAGTGACGAAGGACACCCCGAGGGGACACCCCCTCACAAGTCGATGACGACCTTCTTGATCGAGAAGGAGCCCGGGTTCGGAGAGGTCCGCCCCGGCCTCACCATTCCCGGGAAGATCGACAAGATGGGCTACAAGGGCGTCGACACGACCGAGCTCATCATGGACGGACTGCGCATTCCGGCCAATCGCGTACTCGGCGGCGCCACCGGCCGAGGGTTTTACCAAATGATGGACGGCGTCGAGGTCGGCCGGGTGAATGTGGCCGCACGTGGCTGCGGTGTCGCTCAGCGTGCATTCGAACTGGGTGTTCAGTACGCCCAGCAGCGCCACACTTTCGGCAAGCAGATCGCCCAGCACCAGGCGATCCAGTTCAAGCTGGCCGAGATGGCTACCAAGGTCGAGGCCGCCCATGCGATGATGGTGAACGCGGCACGCAAAAAGGACTCGGGCGAACGAAACGACCTCGAAGCAGGGATGGCGAAGTACCTCGCCTCCGAATACTGCAAAGAAGTCGTCGAGGACGCTTTCCGGATCCACGGCGGTTACGGCTTCTCCAAGGAGTACGAGATCGAGCGTCTCTACCGTGAGGCGCCGATGCTGCTGATCGGTGAAGGTACCGCCGAAATCCAGAAAATGATCATCGGTCGTCGGCTGCTCGAAGAGTATCGGTTCCAGGGCTAG
- a CDS encoding MaoC family dehydratase yields the protein MQFGRTYEEFEIGAVYKHWPGKTVTEYDDHLFCLLTMNHHPLHMDANYAERTTDFGKNVVVGNYIYSLLLGMSVPDVSGKAIANLEIESLKHVAPTFHGDTIYGETTVLDKWPSKSKNDRGIVHVETKGYKQDGTLVCVFRRKVMVPTETYIKERGGEQPGRPELNAPSEKTEK from the coding sequence ATGCAGTTCGGGCGCACCTACGAGGAGTTCGAGATCGGGGCGGTGTACAAGCACTGGCCCGGGAAGACGGTCACGGAGTACGACGACCACCTCTTCTGTCTCCTCACGATGAACCACCATCCGCTCCACATGGACGCCAACTACGCGGAGCGGACGACCGACTTCGGCAAGAACGTCGTCGTGGGGAACTACATCTACTCGCTGCTGCTCGGCATGTCCGTCCCGGACGTCTCCGGCAAGGCGATCGCCAACCTGGAGATCGAGTCGCTGAAGCACGTGGCGCCGACCTTCCACGGCGACACGATCTACGGCGAGACGACCGTGCTCGACAAGTGGCCGTCGAAGTCGAAGAACGACCGCGGCATCGTCCACGTCGAGACCAAGGGCTACAAGCAGGACGGCACGCTGGTGTGCGTGTTCCGCCGCAAGGTCATGGTGCCCACCGAGACCTACATCAAGGAGCGCGGCGGCGAGCAGCCCGGCCGCCCGGAGCTGAACGCCCCTTCGGAAAAGACGGAGAAGTAG
- a CDS encoding HpcH/HpaI aldolase/citrate lyase family protein codes for MTSPVPQVNRLRPRRSCLAVPGSNPRFLEKAQGLPADQVFLDLEDACAPLAKPEARHTIVKFLNEGDWTGKTRVVRVNDWTTEWTYRDVVTVVEGAGQNLDCIMLPKVQTAQQVVALDLLLTQIEKTMGFEVGKIGIEAQIENAQGLNNVNEIATASQRVETIIFGPADFMASINMKSLVVGEQPPGYPADAYHYILMKILMAARANNLQAIDGPYLQIRNIDGYREVAQRAAALGFDGKWVLHPGQVEASNEIFSPSQEDYDHAELILDAYDYYTSEAGGKKGSAMLGDEMIDEASRKMALVISGKGRAAGMRRTSKFEIPTD; via the coding sequence ATGACCAGCCCTGTTCCTCAGGTGAACCGCCTTCGTCCGCGGCGCTCCTGCCTGGCGGTGCCGGGAAGCAATCCCCGCTTCCTGGAGAAGGCCCAGGGCCTCCCGGCGGACCAGGTCTTCCTCGACCTGGAGGACGCCTGCGCCCCGCTCGCCAAGCCCGAGGCGCGGCACACCATCGTCAAGTTCCTCAACGAGGGCGACTGGACCGGGAAGACGCGGGTCGTGCGCGTCAACGACTGGACGACGGAGTGGACGTACCGCGACGTCGTGACCGTCGTCGAGGGCGCGGGCCAGAACCTCGACTGCATCATGCTGCCGAAGGTGCAGACCGCCCAGCAGGTCGTCGCCCTCGACCTCCTGCTGACGCAGATCGAGAAGACGATGGGCTTCGAGGTCGGCAAGATCGGCATCGAGGCGCAGATCGAGAACGCCCAGGGCCTGAACAACGTCAACGAGATCGCGACGGCGTCCCAGCGTGTCGAGACGATCATCTTCGGCCCGGCCGACTTCATGGCGTCGATCAACATGAAGTCGCTGGTCGTGGGCGAGCAGCCGCCCGGCTACCCGGCGGACGCCTACCACTACATCCTGATGAAGATCCTGATGGCCGCCCGCGCCAACAACCTCCAGGCGATCGACGGCCCCTACCTCCAGATCCGCAACATCGACGGCTACCGCGAGGTCGCCCAGCGCGCCGCCGCGCTCGGCTTCGACGGCAAGTGGGTGCTGCACCCGGGCCAGGTCGAGGCGTCCAACGAGATCTTCTCGCCCTCGCAGGAGGACTACGACCACGCCGAGCTGATCCTGGACGCGTACGACTACTACACGTCCGAGGCGGGCGGCAAGAAGGGCTCGGCGATGCTCGGCGACGAGATGATCGACGAGGCCAGCCGCAAGATGGCCCTGGTCATCTCCGGCAAGGGGCGCGCGGCCGGCATGCGGCGCACCAGCAAGTTCGAGATCCCCACCGACTAG
- a CDS encoding protein meaA: protein MSERQHAEGRQAKDRPWLMRTYAGHSTAEASNELYRRNLAKGQTGLSVAFDLPTQTGYDSDHILARGEVGRVGVPVAHLGDMRRLFQDIPLEQMNTSMTINATAMWLLALYQVVAEEQGLDAEAISQLQGTTQNDIVKEYLSRGTHVFPPGPSLRLTTDMIAYTVSHMPKWNPINICSYHLQEAGATPVQEIAYAMSTAIAVLDAVRDSGQVPQERMGDVVARISFFVNAGVRFVEEMCKMRAFGRIWDRITRERYGIENPKQRRFRYGVQVNSLGLTEAQPENNVQRIVLEMLAVTLSKDARARAVQLPAWNEALGLPRPWDQQWSLRIQQVLAHESDLLEYEDIFEGSHVIEAKVAALVEESFAEIERIQEMGGAMAAVESGYLKSQLVSSHAERRARIESGQEKIVGVNIFESTEPNPLTADLDAAIQTVDPAVEARVIASLRNWRDTRYQPPFNHPRPCKALERLKEAAKGTDNLMEATLECARAGVTTGEWAGALREVFGEFRAPTGVSSAPVAVSAEEGSAMAEVRRKVDLTAKDLNVGKLRFLVGKPGLDGHSNGAEQIAVRARDAGFEVVYQGIRLTPEQIVDAALAEDVHAVGLSILSGSHAQLVPDVLERLREAGAGDIPVIAGGIIPNADAAQLRAAGVAAVFTPKDFDITGIIGRIVDEIRKANKLNPLISTEVPA, encoded by the coding sequence ATGAGTGAGCGTCAGCACGCCGAAGGCAGGCAAGCGAAGGACCGGCCGTGGCTCATGCGCACGTACGCCGGTCACTCCACGGCCGAGGCGTCCAACGAGTTGTACCGGCGCAACCTCGCCAAGGGGCAGACGGGTCTGTCGGTCGCTTTCGACCTGCCGACCCAGACCGGCTACGACTCCGACCACATCCTCGCCCGCGGCGAGGTCGGCCGGGTCGGGGTCCCGGTGGCCCATCTCGGTGACATGCGCAGGCTGTTCCAGGACATCCCCCTGGAGCAGATGAACACCTCGATGACCATCAACGCCACCGCCATGTGGCTGCTGGCGCTCTACCAGGTCGTCGCGGAGGAGCAAGGTCTCGACGCGGAGGCCATCTCCCAGCTCCAGGGGACGACCCAGAACGACATCGTCAAGGAGTACCTGTCGCGGGGCACCCATGTGTTCCCGCCGGGACCCTCGCTCCGGCTGACGACGGACATGATCGCGTACACGGTCTCCCACATGCCGAAGTGGAACCCGATCAACATCTGCAGCTACCACCTGCAGGAGGCGGGCGCCACGCCGGTTCAGGAGATCGCGTACGCGATGTCCACGGCGATCGCGGTGCTCGACGCCGTGCGGGACTCCGGTCAGGTGCCGCAGGAGCGCATGGGCGATGTCGTCGCCCGTATCTCCTTCTTCGTGAACGCGGGCGTCCGTTTCGTCGAGGAGATGTGCAAGATGCGGGCGTTCGGCCGCATCTGGGACCGGATCACCCGCGAGCGGTACGGCATCGAGAACCCCAAGCAGCGGCGTTTCCGGTACGGCGTCCAGGTCAACTCCCTCGGTCTGACCGAGGCGCAGCCGGAGAACAACGTCCAGCGGATCGTCCTGGAGATGCTGGCCGTGACGCTCTCCAAGGACGCGCGGGCCAGGGCGGTCCAGCTGCCGGCCTGGAACGAGGCCCTCGGCCTCCCCCGGCCGTGGGACCAGCAGTGGTCGCTGCGGATCCAGCAGGTGCTGGCGCACGAGAGCGATCTGCTGGAGTACGAGGACATCTTCGAGGGCTCGCACGTCATCGAGGCGAAGGTGGCCGCGCTGGTCGAGGAGTCGTTCGCCGAGATCGAGCGGATCCAGGAGATGGGCGGCGCGATGGCCGCCGTCGAGTCCGGCTACCTCAAGTCGCAGCTGGTCTCCTCGCACGCCGAGCGCCGGGCCCGGATCGAGTCGGGCCAGGAGAAGATCGTCGGCGTCAACATCTTCGAGTCGACGGAGCCGAACCCGCTGACCGCCGACCTGGACGCGGCGATCCAGACGGTCGACCCGGCGGTCGAGGCGCGGGTGATCGCGTCGCTGCGGAACTGGCGTGACACCCGTTACCAGCCGCCCTTCAACCACCCGCGCCCGTGCAAGGCGCTGGAGCGGCTGAAGGAGGCCGCGAAGGGCACCGACAACCTCATGGAGGCCACCCTGGAGTGCGCCCGAGCCGGGGTCACGACCGGCGAGTGGGCCGGGGCCCTGCGTGAGGTGTTCGGGGAGTTCCGGGCGCCGACCGGGGTGTCATCGGCGCCGGTGGCCGTCTCCGCCGAGGAGGGCTCGGCCATGGCGGAGGTCCGCCGCAAGGTGGACCTCACGGCGAAGGACCTGAACGTCGGCAAGCTCCGCTTCCTGGTCGGCAAGCCGGGTCTGGACGGGCACTCCAACGGGGCCGAGCAGATCGCCGTGCGGGCCCGTGACGCCGGGTTCGAGGTGGTCTACCAGGGCATCAGGCTCACCCCGGAGCAGATCGTGGACGCGGCCCTCGCCGAGGACGTGCACGCGGTCGGCCTTTCCATCCTCTCCGGCTCGCACGCCCAGCTGGTCCCGGACGTGCTGGAGCGGCTGCGCGAGGCCGGGGCCGGCGACATCCCGGTGATCGCCGGCGGGATCATCCCGAACGCGGACGCCGCGCAGCTCAGGGCCGCCGGAGTGGCCGCCGTCTTCACCCCGAAGGACTTCGACATCACCGGGATCATCGGCCGTATCGTCGACGAGATCCGCAAGGCCAACAAGCTCAACCCCCTCATCAGCACGGAGGTCCCCGCATGA
- the ccrA gene encoding crotonyl-CoA carboxylase/reductase, with translation MKEILDAIQSQTVTSSGSAAVTSADFAALPLPESYRAITVHKDETEMFAGLTTRDKDPRKSIHLDDVPVPELGPGEALVAVMASSVNYNSVWTSIFEPLSTFGFLERYGKLSELTKRHDLPYHVIGSDLAGVVLRTGPGVNAWRPGDEVVAHCLSVELESSDGHNDTMLDPEQRIWGFETNFGGLAEIALVKSNQLMPKPDHLSWEEAAAPGLVNSTAYRQLVSRNGAGMKQGDNVLIWGASGGLGSYATQFALAGGANPICVVSSEQKAGICRAMGAEAIIDRTAEDYKFWKDEHTQDPKEWKRFGKRIRELTGGEDVDIVFEHPGRETFGASVYVTRKGGTIVTCASTSGYNHEYDNRYLWMSLKRIIGSHFANYREAWEANRLIAKGKIHPTLSKVYSLEETGQAAYDVHRNLHQGKVGVLALAPEEGLGVRDHEKRAQHIDAINRFRNI, from the coding sequence GTGAAGGAAATCCTGGACGCGATCCAGTCGCAGACCGTGACCTCGAGCGGCTCCGCCGCGGTAACGTCCGCCGACTTCGCCGCTCTGCCGCTCCCCGAGTCGTACCGCGCGATCACCGTGCACAAGGACGAGACGGAGATGTTCGCGGGGCTGACCACCCGTGACAAGGACCCCCGCAAGTCGATCCACCTGGACGACGTGCCGGTGCCGGAGCTCGGCCCGGGCGAGGCCCTGGTGGCCGTCATGGCCTCCTCGGTCAACTACAACTCCGTGTGGACCTCGATCTTCGAGCCGCTGTCCACCTTCGGCTTCCTGGAGCGCTACGGAAAGCTCTCCGAGCTGACCAAGCGCCACGACCTGCCGTACCACGTCATCGGCTCCGACCTCGCGGGCGTCGTCCTGCGCACCGGCCCCGGCGTCAACGCCTGGCGGCCCGGCGACGAGGTCGTCGCGCACTGCCTCTCCGTCGAACTGGAGTCGTCCGACGGCCACAACGACACGATGCTCGACCCCGAGCAGCGGATCTGGGGCTTCGAGACCAACTTCGGCGGCCTGGCGGAGATCGCACTTGTCAAGTCCAACCAGCTGATGCCGAAGCCGGACCACCTCAGCTGGGAGGAGGCCGCCGCTCCGGGGCTGGTGAACTCCACCGCGTACCGGCAGCTGGTCTCCCGCAACGGCGCCGGCATGAAGCAGGGCGACAACGTGCTGATCTGGGGCGCGAGCGGCGGCCTCGGCTCGTACGCCACCCAGTTCGCCCTCGCCGGCGGTGCCAACCCGATCTGTGTCGTCTCCAGCGAGCAGAAGGCCGGCATCTGCCGGGCCATGGGCGCCGAGGCGATCATCGACCGCACCGCCGAGGACTACAAGTTCTGGAAGGACGAGCACACCCAGGACCCGAAGGAGTGGAAGCGCTTCGGCAAGCGCATCCGTGAACTCACCGGCGGCGAGGACGTCGACATCGTCTTCGAGCACCCGGGCCGCGAGACCTTCGGCGCCTCGGTCTACGTCACCCGCAAGGGCGGCACGATCGTCACCTGCGCCTCGACGTCGGGCTACAACCACGAGTACGACAACCGCTACCTGTGGATGTCGCTGAAGCGGATCATCGGCTCGCACTTCGCGAACTACCGCGAGGCCTGGGAGGCCAACCGCCTCATCGCCAAGGGCAAGATCCACCCCACGCTCTCCAAGGTCTACTCTCTGGAGGAGACCGGGCAGGCCGCGTACGACGTGCACCGCAACCTCCACCAGGGCAAGGTCGGCGTCCTCGCGCTGGCCCCCGAGGAGGGCCTGGGCGTGCGCGACCACGAGAAGCGCGCCCAGCACATCGACGCCATCAACCGCTTCCGGAACATCTGA
- a CDS encoding TetR family transcriptional regulator, giving the protein MSQPAKSSRTPAAPDAPESAAGSRAAAQRLKMRRELAAAAMELFSTKGYEATTVDEIAAAAGVARRTFFRHFRSKEEAIFPDHDDTLIRAEAVLNAAPQHEHPLDTVCRGIKEVMKMYAARPEISVARYKLTREVPTLREAEIASVARYERLFTRYLLGHFDEHAHHDDGNDDPLLAEVAASAVVTAHNHVLRRWLRSGGQGDVETQLDHAFAIVHKTFGTGIGAGRAMAPEPVAATASTHGEVLVTVARTDAPLDEVMRTIEEALRDR; this is encoded by the coding sequence ATGTCCCAGCCCGCCAAGTCCTCACGTACACCAGCTGCGCCCGACGCTCCGGAGAGTGCCGCGGGCAGTCGCGCCGCCGCCCAACGCCTCAAGATGCGCCGGGAACTGGCGGCCGCGGCCATGGAGCTGTTCTCGACCAAGGGGTACGAGGCGACCACCGTCGACGAGATCGCGGCGGCGGCCGGGGTCGCCCGCCGCACCTTCTTCCGCCACTTCCGCTCCAAGGAAGAGGCGATCTTCCCGGACCACGACGACACCCTGATCCGAGCCGAGGCGGTGCTCAACGCGGCACCCCAGCACGAGCACCCGCTCGACACGGTGTGCCGCGGCATCAAGGAAGTCATGAAGATGTACGCGGCCCGGCCGGAGATCTCGGTCGCCCGCTACAAGCTGACCCGTGAGGTCCCCACCCTGCGGGAGGCGGAGATCGCCTCCGTGGCCCGCTACGAGCGCCTCTTCACCCGCTATCTGCTGGGCCACTTCGACGAGCACGCCCATCACGACGACGGCAACGACGACCCGCTGCTCGCCGAGGTGGCCGCGTCGGCGGTCGTCACCGCGCACAACCACGTGCTGCGGCGGTGGCTCAGATCCGGCGGCCAGGGCGATGTCGAGACGCAGCTCGACCACGCCTTCGCCATCGTCCACAAGACGTTCGGCACGGGCATCGGCGCGGGCCGCGCCATGGCCCCGGAGCCGGTCGCCGCGACGGCCTCCACGCACGGCGAGGTCCTGGTGACGGTCGCCCGCACGGACGCGCCCCTCGACGAGGTCATGCGGACCATCGAAGAGGCACTCCGGGATCGCTGA